The DNA region TTCCAATTGTTATTATGGCTAGAGGGACACCTGAACACTTTTTTAGGATCTCCCTCCCAATTGCAGCGATGCTTGAATTCTCCCCCGGCTCTTGTCCTTTCTCAAAGGCCATCTGCATAAATAAAGACCACGACGCGTGTTCCTGTAAACCCTCTAAGGAGTATGATTTAACTGTCCCGCAAATGCTTGCAACTCTTTCAGTGCGAGTAGTCACCAATATTCTACTGCCTCTTGCACCACCCATCAGCACTTCTTTCAATTCGGACCATTTTCTATGATCTTCATTCCACACGTCATCCAACACAAGTAAGTATTTCTTTCCATCGATTTCGTTTTTAAGATCGTTTACCAGTGTATTCATTTGAACGTTTACCGGTGTATTCATTTGAACACCTGGTCGTTTCGACGTTTTTGCGGATTCTAAGATTTTCCCAACAATATCTTTAACATTGAAGGGATCAGAGACACACACCCACATTTTGAgctgaaaatgtttttggatTTGCTCATCATTGAATATGAGTTGAGCCAATGCAGTCTTTCCTAATCCACCTATGGCAACAATTGGAAGGATTGAAACATCATCTTCAACGTTAGAGTCCACCAGACGGTCTGTAACCACCTTCTTATCATCCTCTCGACCAATAATTGACTTCTCACGAACAAAAGAATAGGTCTCCCGACTCGCAACTCGAGTCTCTGCATTGCATACCACCAAGTCCAAGCTCACCCGATCAGCGTGGATGGCATCTAACCTCTTCCTAATCGCCTTAATCTTATGGGCCAGTTTATGACGATAGACAAGCGAGTtagatttggaaaagaaaatgcatacCTTTTTGGCCTTCTTATCACGGGTCATTATTTCCCTTCGTAGAACTTCAGTAGAAACATCATCCAGCAAGTCATCCGCATCATAAAAGACATCTCTCAGCTTCCCGAGCCAATCTTTGACTGCTTCGCCGTCTCTTGCAGCCTGTTTCTCCTCCGCATCCAAAAGCACAGCTTTGATTCTTGAAACGGTGTTCTTCAGGCGTTGAAGCTCACCTTTGACACCCCTTAGCAGTCCGATCTCTTTGTCAGCCAGTGAACTCAAAGTATCAATGATCCGCTCGGCAGCTCCGAACACAAGTTGCTCTGCCATTTCTTGAATGTGAGTGAAGGAATTCTCAAAAGCTCTCTTGAAGGTTTGTTTGCTGTGAGTAGAAAGTGTTTGCACGCTCGGCCACCTTAAACATTTATATTGAACTCAACTCCCTGACTCCGTTAGTTCCAAATTAACGTCTGTTATCACAAGAATTTAAAttatgggtttttaattttaattgaaaaagttCAAAGTTTcagatataatttgaaatcacttttttaaaaatttgagagatattttatttattgtttacatgcataaatatttattgaaaaatgaaatttgattgatatttctcttaaaaatgaTGTATCAATAAAAAgtgataaatgtaaaatttatctttataattggcttaaattacaaatcgtttGTTacgatataaaaaataattaagagattttCGAGgtaagttaaaataataatttagtctctgtaattaaattaaaagtgatatttattatcattttattagtgATAACAAGGCACAACAACAGAATTCGTGTACTTTgataaaatttgtaatttaagtcaattataaaaattaattttatattaatcccacaataaaaataaattattaaattagcaCATGTAGATAAGTGTATTTATATGTATTAAGATTTAAATTAAGTATATACTTAattcaaatgataaaattttaataataattattatgaattaacaaaaaaaaaaaaaaaaaaaagatgaattaAGCATTTGTGAACAAGTTCAAAGAcattaaaaataacttaaataaGTTTAAATATATTATCTAATTCAATTATGAGCTGGAACTCAAATGATGTACAAAACAAGATTCCTGGATTCGCGCAGTCACGAACAGTCCCGATGGCCGCTTAAAGTCCATTCCGCGGCCAAAGGCGTTACCATTTGTCGTCTTAAAACAATTACTTTATTATTGTTTATCTTTGGGTGGAAAACAACTCAACTTTGTCCCAAAAGAAAtgttttaaattatcatttgtcgTGTCAATTTGGGTCGGCGGCTCTTAaacaaatttactttttctttatctttggGTGGTGGAAAACAGCTCAACTTTAATccaaaagaaatgtttttaaattagcGTGACAGCTCaactttatgttatttttcattttttcgtaaaaaatatttatgttatgttttttctttttcttttttttttgtcgtttacgaccaaaaaaaaaaaaaaattcattttgcTTAAATCGCTCCGTAACTAAGAGGATTCTAATAAACTCtctattttttagttaaaatttgactaaaaattcattttttttctagtttaactagtaaaacataataaattctctaaattttactctattatatttaaatataatttttattctatcttaAAGAAAGCAGATAAACTCAACTTcattctcattgtatatataggtaAAGAGTTACAATTATAATTAAGTTTGACAAATTCAAACTGGATACAAACTAGGAGAACTAATACAATACAAACAAGCAAAATaaatacaactagaacactaAAAGGGAACAGATgaaaacaagggaaaaatataatttaggcccccaaactaccagtcattttcaATTTACCCcctcaatgtttaaaatataataaagtagGCCCCAAACTACCATCCAGTTTCAATTTGGTcactctgttagtcattaccgtcaaataggataaaaaatttgagtaatgctagggaccatctttttatcttcctaaagttgatgtgtcttttaaaatcatcattggatcaaaattcaagtatgattcatctaaaatttaattgtgattttaaaagccacatcaattttaagagaataaaaagatagtcCATAGCATTACTCGAAAAATTCAATACAACGTCATTTTGGCAagattaagttactaaaatgccattttggaataaaatatcaatttaaaaaaggcccccaaaaacgacgtcgtttggcaaaccctaaaacaaattaaataaaagttaattaattaaaaaaaggggctgtggggtggccgcccagccacctccatggggtggccggcgggccaccccataggccatgggggtgacaagtgagccacccctaggcctatggggtggtcggccccccaaaacgacgtcgtttgacaaaccttagaaaaaaaaaaattttaattaaataaaaataataaaaataatcaattaaaaaaggGGTTGTGGGGTGGCCACCCAGCCATCTCCatggctgggggtggctcgccggccacccacAATCTCACATCTGAGTTGATTTAAGATCTCGTCACTTTGAGTGGGTTCTTGCTATGTAGTTGATTTTGCTACAGATTTTattgatttgatcaatgaatgccTCTGTTTAGGAAATCTCTATTTAGTTGTCTGGCTCTGTTTGAGTTTCGGTGGCCATGGATTTGGTCATTAGACAATCACTTGCTGGGTTGTCTTTGAGTTTCGGTGGCCGTGGATTTTCAGTAGGTGTTTGTTTCTTGatgaagttttgtttttgttgggttgagaaatatttaattaaagttgagaccttgatgttttgtgtttgtaAATTAGCGTGACAGCTCaactttatgttatttttcgtaaaacaaatttatgttttttattttttattttttatttttttgtcgtTTGTAAAATCAAcatcattttcttaaaatatatatatatattgcttaaaTCGCTCTGTAAATAAAGAGGATTCTAATGAACTCtctattttttagttaaaatttgactaaaaattctttttttctagtttaactAGCAACTATGCAACAGTAAAAAATAACAAACTCTCTAAATTTAActctattatatttaaatataatttttattctatcttcattcatattttattctcaaaaaCACCCTCACAAAGTTACAAACGCATACAAGTGAAGGAGAGAGAATGCGTTTTAGAGCATCCGAAAAGAAGTTTTAGAGCATCTATAGTAGATTTTTCAAGTTTATTACTCAAAATAGCTAAACAAttataaatttctattttaactatttattttttcgaaGCACTCTCATCAACTTTAAcattctaattatttattttcattcttttatttaaatattattcttcaaaaaaaaaaattattctttctctaacaatcatatttttgaatattcGTCTTTTTAGAACCATcatatctttttaatatttgtcttatGTTAACggttatatttattaaaaatattttaataattattttttttttaagtgaataattaattaataattagtataaaatgacaaaagaaataaaaacattaattaagcATTTGTGAACAAGTTCAAGCtcattaaaataaatgaattaaatacgtttaaatatttcaataataagCTGGAACGCcgaacacgttaccatttgtcGTTTCTATTTGTGTGGGCGGCTCTTAAAAcaatttctttatctttttggtGGAATACAGCTCGACTTTATCCCAAAACAAATGTTTTAAATTAGCCTGACACGTCACGCGTGACCCAAAAGCcaaaacaaagtttttttcttctctctataatatatatatagttttattttagggaaaacttcattttcacCCTCTGAACTTTCATTCGATTTTACAAATcccccttaaacttttaaatctctcattttttactcttgaactttcaattagaACCATTTCGttaattttagccattaaaaatacataaaaaagaccaaaatgtccttaattttcatttttttttaaataaaaaaacgttttggaatgtgaaattttatacaaaaatcaggggtataaacgtcatgtaacgtttaaaatctaacggaggggtctacattgagagtaattaaaaatttagggattcaaaatgagagatttgaaagttcaaaaaaaaattataaaattgagTAAAAGTTCAGGAAtcaaaataaagttttccttttgttttattaaactaaaacaacGTAGTTTAGGGAAAGACAATTGAAGTCAATTTACTGGACATTATTTCAAGGCAATtgaagtcaattttttttttttttttttgttattgccCAAAGTTTATAAATAGATGCATTTTTCAAATTAGAATTCAATTTATAAAGATTTGTATTATCCAATGTTTACAAttcaatttgtatttttatattacaatttacaagtcTATTTAGTTCATTAATTGGATTAAGCCTTCTAAAAAAGCccataaaaaactttaaaatatatatatataaattaagttcatggttaacaaaaaaaaaaaaaaaaaaaaaaaagcctaaaaaagaGTCCAAAATGGAAAGCAGTTACTACAAAAAAACAGCCCGTACATGTGCAGTTATCGGCGAATTTCATAAAGTGTGAATGCGGTTACTAAAATTCGTTCTTCGCAAAGTGCATATGCGAAATAAATGCATTATCCATTCCATTCATATGGTGCCGTTTACATCCCtaaatgtatatatgtatattgagCTAACTAGTAAATGATAAATTGAAATAAAGGGGTATTATCCATTTATATAGTCGCAGTTCACACCCTCAAATGATATGCACATTTATTAAACTagtaaacgatttttttttttttttttgctttttaaattgGAATCAGGGATGCTCAGTAGGCCAGTTATAATTGGTCCGCCCGCCAAGCTCCACCAACCCTAATTAAGGtaatggacaatttttttttttttttttcattactcATGGAAGTTGGatctttttaaacaaaaaccaCCCAAAGCAGGCAAATAGCGAGTTAACCCATAAAAGTaatgaacaaattttattttattttttcattactCATGCAGGTTggatctttttctttataaaaaaccACCCAAAACGGGTAAATAGCAATCAGGAATGGGTATCAGTTCAGTTCGGTAGAGCCATTTTCAGTTCGGTTAATTAAAATTGTCAGTTAGATCAGTTAATTCATCGATTACATTTCTATAAGGATTTATTTCGAAAGTTTCGGTTGAACGGATTCTTTGGTTAAAATTGGTTCGGTTAATTGGTTAACCATAGGAATTTTTAATTGTgctaaaaattgattgttttgggggcctaaattgtttttttttttgggctaaaatagcttattgaaccaaacaaattttaaatggaCCCATTAATTAGCACAATAAGAGTCCACTATATGTATgttctactaataaattggtCATAGAATCCACAAACTAATATGTTCCACTAAAAAACACCTAGCTAATGCCCTCGTAATCATCattgtactaaaaaaatatttattctcgGTTAATTCAgttaaccaacaaaaaaatatttgtaccAATTAATCGAATGGAAGTTAATATTGGTTCGATGCATTTACATGATTGCATGCTGGCCCGGTAGAAGTAACTCGAGCTTCGATAGGATAAAAAGCAGGATCTTGCTTCTTATTCTTACCTATGGTGCTAACTTGGGAAAATTAGCGTAGGAAATTGGAGGTTCCTGGGCCTCTTTCAAACAATAGAGTTTGAGAATATAATTTGCATGCCTTCTTATTAAAGGATCTCCTCTTTAAATAGAGGAAACTAAATCTTCTTGGAATTGAGTTCTAGAACTTAGAATTCAACTCCTACAATGACACTTACTCATTCACGTGGAATTCAATCCAGTGAggattatttgtaatttaaactAATAGAGATAACCTAAGACTTGAAAATAAGATAACTTGATAAGTGCTGCACTATTATCTAATGCAATACATATCCtaactcaatttaaataaaagactCCAACTAATAATAAGATAAAGCAAAGCATAAACCTAAGGATGCTATATCTTAATTAAAAGACTCTAACTAACGAATCCAGTATGCAAGACTCCTTCTCACTTTCCAATACCTCCTCTTATAACAGGagtatagtatttctctttcCCATATCCAATATAACATGGAACATTAAGGGAGTAGTTTGTTTGAAGCATCCAACAAACTTCCATCAcctttccatatatattttaacaacaGTATCAATCCGACCATCGAGGAGGCTGGAATCCTGGGGGAGGGGGATGGGGAGGAGGCCTGGAGGGGGAGGGTGTGACGTTCCACATCAACTAGGTATGGAGATAGaaatgtgcttatatgtatacttacacccttcatgataataacgcgttttaaagctgtGATGGTCATAATCCCATCAAAACTCCACAGTTAATCGAGCCTATGAGAGAGTAATATAAAGATGAGTGACATCCTAATAAGTCTGGTTTAGGGGAGCCAACCAGGCCTAAAAACTTCCATCACCTTTCCAATTATTGGCTTGAACAAATAATGGTAGCTCTCGTCATCAATCTCATCATCTAATGGAACATTAAGGCAGTAGTATTTCCTTTTCccatatccaatatccaatggAACATTAAGGGAGTAGTTTGTTTGAAGCATCCAACAAACTTCCATCacatttccatatatatattttaacaacaGTATCCATCCAACCATTGAGGAGGCTGGAATCTTGAGGGATGGGGGGAGAGGCTGGAATCCTGGGGGAAGGGGAGGCTGTAATCCTAGGGGAGGGGGCTGGAATCCTAGAGGGGAGGGGGAGAGGCTCGGAGGGGGAGggtgtgacgtcccacatcatctgggtatggagatggaaatgtgcttatatgtatacttacacccttcatTACAACAATgagttttaaagccgtgatggtcatgatcccatcagaactctgcaATTAAGCGAACTTATGCAAGAGTAGCATCAAGATGAATGACCTCTTAAGAAGTTTGGTTCGGGAGAGccaaaagcgaacaatattATATGTTAATGAGGTGTGGTGTTACAAACGATATCGAAGGCATTgtccagcctgagatgggggagCATGCATAAAGTCCATGAGTGTCACTAGCGGACACTCGTTGGGACGTTAAGAATGgactaatcccatgagggtcgctagcGGGGACGTTGGGTCCTAAGATGAGTGATTGTGATGTTCCACATCGCTTAGGTATAGAGATGaaaatgtgcttatatgtatacttacaccttTTATGACAATAATacattttaaagccgtgatgatcatgatcccaTTAGAATTTCACAGTTAAGCAAGCTTGGAAAGTCTGGTtcgaagaaacaaaaaacaagcaatattgtgtgtcaatgaGGTGGGCCTGGTGGGGTGCTATAGAGGGGAGGAGGCTGGAAAATTGGGCAAGAAAATGTGATGGGCCTAGTGGGCCACTTTGCCTTGGCATAGCCTCTCAGCTTGAGCCCCTCAATTTTCATATCCCCNNNNNNNNNNNNNNNNNNNNNNNNNNNNNNNNNNNNNNNNNNNNNNNNNNNNNNNNNNNNNNNNNNNNNNNNNNNNNNNNNNNNNNNNNNNNNNNNNNNNATACTTGAGAGAAGGCAATTGACTCAATGGTGGCATATATTGGCATTTTGTACACCGATATAATTCAAGTCTAACAAGATTTGTGAGTGACGAAAGCCAACTCGGAAGCCTTAAACTCATACAGTCGTATAATTGAAAACGAAGCACTTTCAGATTTTGGTGCGGTTGAAGGTCTTCCAACATCAATTCAGCATCAACATCAACATCCGAGTCATCAACATCAACATCCGAGTCCGAATAATTGATACCTTCGTCACAAAGCCACTGTAAAGTCAAAGCATGAAGATgttttttctcctttaaattTGCAGCCTTACATTCTGACGCAACATCTTTTCCAtgtctcaaattttcaatccTTAACTGTCCTCTTAGGTTATTTAGTCCGTTTAGTTCTTTTAACCCACCGCTATCGTTAGAGAGAGGATCCCTGTGTATCGCAAATTTTGATAACGTTTGAAGATTAGTCAATTTCCCCAGTCCACGTGGCATATAATTCAACCTATGACACTCATCTATATCAAGATGCCTGAGGTTGACTAATTTTTGCATGTCTTCCGGCAACTCTTCAAGCTGGAAACAAGAAAATAGTAATAGTGTTTGCAAATTATGCAACTCGGTTATAGAATTGGGTAGCTTCTTGAGGAAGAAGTTATAAGAAAGATCAAGATATCTTAAATGCTTCAACATCCCAATAGAGCTTGGCAGAAAACGAATTCTCGGGCTGTGCTGCCTGTGCAAATCCAAGGTGCGCAAGAGcttgaaacttgaaacaattgctTCACAATATGACTCACCACCGTCATAGTAGTTCGTAGTGGGACGAAGAAATGTTCGTATCCCACTTGCTTTACACAATGAAGTTGCTTTACACAATGAAGTTGTAATTGATAAAGTACTGATATTGCAACCAATTGATACATGACGAATTTTTTCATCAAAGTTCATCTCCTTATCATCTAATGTGGTGATCAACGATCCTGCCTCTAAACTGGTAAGATCATGCATGAGATCATGCATTTTGCAATGAGTTACGTTATCAAACTCATCTGTTTTAGCTTCTTGAAAGAATGATCTCCAAAgtaaatccataaaatattcATTACCAACATCTTCCAAGCATCGACTTTGATCTGATAACTTGACAAACCCTTGTGCTATCCAAAGCTGGATCAGTTTTGATTTATCAATGTTGAAATCTTTTGGGAACAAACTACAATAAGCAAAACAGTGCTTCAAATGTGATTGAAGTTGATCATAACTTAGCTTCAGAGTTGGTAAGATGTCAGTTTCATTTTGAGGTACTTTTGAGAGTTTATCATTCTTAAAATTCAGCCACTCTGTTTCTGATTTTTTGAAGCGTAGTAAACTTCCAATTGTTCTTATGGCTAGAGGGACACCTGAACACTTTTTTAGGATCTCCCTCCCAATTACAGCGATGCTTGAATTCTCCTCCGGCTCTTGTCCTTTCTCAAAGGCCATCTGCATAAATAAAGACCATGACGCGTGTTCCTTCAAACCCCTTAAGGAGTATGATTCAACTGTCCCGCAAATCCTTGCAACTCTTTCAGTGCGAGTAGTCACCAATATTCTACTGCCGCTTACACCACCCATCAGCACTTCTTTCAATTCGGACCATTTTCTATGATCTTCATTCCACACGTCATCCAACACGAGTAAGTATTTCTTTCCATCGATTTCTTTTCGAAGATAGTTTACCGGTGTATTCATTTGAACATCTTCTTGTTTCGAGTTTTTTGCGGATTCTAAGATTTTCCCAACAATATCTTTAACATTGAAGGGATCAGAGACACACACCCACATTTTGagctgaaaatgttttttgatttGCTCATCATTGAATATGAGTTGAGCCAATGCAGTCTTTCCTAATCCACCTATGGCAACAATTGGAAGGATTGAAACATCATCTTCAACGTTAGAGTCCACCAGACGGTCTATAACTGCCTTCTTATCATCCTCTCTACCAATAATTGACCTCTCGCgtacaaaagaaaaagtctCCCGACTCACGACTCGAGTCTCTGCATCGCGTACCTCCAAGTGGAAGCTCGCCCTATCAGCGTTGATGGCATCTAACCTCTCCCTAATCGCCTTAATCTTATGGGCCATTTCATGACGATAGACAAGCGGGTTAGATGTGGAAAAGGAAATGCATACCTTTTTGGCCTTCTTATCATGGGTCATTATTTCCCTTCGTAGAGCTTCAGTGGAAACATCATCGAAGA from Corylus avellana chromosome ca10, CavTom2PMs-1.0 includes:
- the LOC132162856 gene encoding disease resistance protein RGA2-like: MQTLSTHSKQTFKRAFENSFTHIQEMAAQFLFGTAERILNSLTTLAAEEIGLLWGVEDELNRLMNTISTIKAVLLDAEEKRAAGDHAVKDWLEKLQDVVYDADDFFDDVSTEALRREIMTHDKKAKKVCISFSTSNPLVYRHEMAHKIKAIRERLDAINADRASFHLEVRDAETRVVSRETFSFVRERSIIGREDDKKAVIDRLVDSNVEDDVSILPIVAIGGLGKTALAQLIFNDEQIKKHFQLKMWVCVSDPFNVKDIVGKILESAKNSKQEDVQMNTPVNYLRKEIDGKKYLLVLDDVWNEDHRKWSELKEVLMGGVSGSRILVTTRTERVARICGTVESYSLRGLKEHASWSLFMQMAFEKGQEPEENSSIAVIGREILKKCSGVPLAIRTIGSLLRFKKSETEWLNFKNDKLSKVPQNETDILPTLKLSYDQLQSHLKHCFAYCSLFPKDFNIDKSKLIQLWIAQGFVKLSDQSRCLEDVGNEYFMDLLWRSFFQEAKTDEFDNVTHCKMHDLMHDLTSLEAGSLITTLDDKEMNFDEKIRHVSIGCNISTLSITTSLCKATSLCKASGIRTFLRPTTNYYDGGESYCEAIVSSFKLLRTLDLHRQHSPRIRFLPSSIGMLKHLRYLDLSYNFFLKKLPNSITELHNLQTLLLFSCFQLEELPEDMQKLVNLRHLDIDECHRLNYMPRGLGKLTNLQTLSKFAIHRDPLSNDSGGLKELNGLNNLRGQLRIENLRHGKDVASECKAANLKEKKHLHALTLQWLCDEGINYSDSDVDVDDSDVDVDAELMLEDLQPHQNLKVLRFQLYDCMSLRLPSWLSSLTNLVRLELYRCTKCQYMPPLSQLPSLKKYYCLNVPLDDEIDDESYHYLFKPIIGKVMEVFRPGWLP
- the LOC132162855 gene encoding disease resistance protein RGA2-like; amino-acid sequence: MAEQLVFGAAERIIDTLSSLADKEIGLLRGVKGELQRLKNTVSRIKAVLLDAEEKQAARDGEAVKDWLGKLRDVFYDADDLLDDVSTEVLRREIMTRDKKAKKVCIFFSKSNSLVYRHKLAHKIKAIRKRLDAIHADRVSLDLVVCNAETRVASRETYSFVREKSIIGREDDKKVVTDRLVDSNVEDDVSILPIVAIGGLGKTALAQLIFNDEQIQKHFQLKMWVCVSDPFNVKDIVGKILESAKTSKRPGVQMNTPVNVQMNTLVNDLKNEIDGKKYLLVLDDVWNEDHRKWSELKEVLMGGARGSRILVTTRTERVASICGTVKSYSLEGLQEHASWSLFMQMAFEKGQEPGENSSIAAIGREILKKCSGVPLAIITIGSLLFKKPEIEWSNFKNDKLSKVPQNETDILPTLKLSYDQLQSHLKHCFAYCSLFPKDFYIDKSKLIKLWIAQGFVKSSGQSRCLEDVGNEYFMDLLWRSFFEEAETDEFDNITHCKMHDLMHDLASLEAGSKSDTNISLSPSELLCGW